The following are encoded in a window of Spea bombifrons isolate aSpeBom1 chromosome 2, aSpeBom1.2.pri, whole genome shotgun sequence genomic DNA:
- the RRP8 gene encoding ribosomal RNA-processing protein 8 codes for MFDVSDWNDGSEAQSLPDSLGDQTKQTAAAKHTTVTSRKKRLKRTQQLLEILRTLETPSNRETIHLLKPPTPPGAEIKGTKKEPDPVVSHGTESEDSGVPASDAASRLSRKQWRNKRKNKRRSKNKFKASPGAGPAGEQHGADQESGAPAGAGRQGGAREPRAPAGAGGQGGTQEPRAPAGAGRQGGTQEPRAGKTSDGLDAGTPNQTGKKRKRLVQKEPVTAETDEESEKQREGRNRVTGDDGAYKGHAKIPAAPHRAPAVTALEKQRMQKLRKIMQECKRSKAESGAPSVTAGEEKEEAEASPSKEELPADRSAALRARMEQRLSSARFRYINQQLYTSDSQEARRLFRGDAEAFSVYHSGFSQQVQRWPVNPVTEIIKYIKNRPPSLVVADFGCGDALLARSVRNEVHSFDLVAMNERVTVCDISKVPLADETVDVAVFCLSLMGTNFVEFLQEANRVLKMGGVLLVAEVSSRFDDVRHFLSGMSQLGFKNVAKSTESSHFFMFEFVKNGSPRGGAGHPGFSLKPCLYKKR; via the exons ATGTTTGACGTCAGCGACTGGAATGACGGTTCGGAGGCTCAGTCTTTGCCGGATTCTCTCGGAGATCAGACAAAACAAACCGCGGCGGCAAAACATACG ACAGTGACGAGTAGGAAGAAACGTCTAAAGAGAACTCAGCAGCTTCTGGAGATCCTGCGCACGTTGGAGACGCCCAGTAACCGAGAAACCATCCATCTGCTGAAACCGCCAACCCCCCCTGGGGCAGAAATCAAGGGCACAAAGAAAGAGCCAG ACCCCGTCGTCTCGCACGGCACCGAAAGCGAGGACTCGGGAGTCCCTGCATCAGACGCGGCGTCGCGGCTCAGCCGCAAGCAGTGgaggaacaagagaaaaaacAAGAGAAGAAGTAAAAACAAGTTCAAGGCCTCACCAGGAGCTGGGCCGGCAGGAGAGCAACATGGCGCAGATCAGGAGTCAGGGGCCCCTGCTGGAGCTGGCAGGCAGGGAGGAGCTCGGGAGCCGAGGGCCCCTGCTGGAGCTGGCGGGCAGGGAGGGACTCAGGAGCCGAGGGCCCCTGCTGGAGCTGGCAGGCAGGGAGGGACTCAGGAGCCGAGGGCCGGTAAGACGAGTGACGGTCTGGATGCAGGGACTCCAAACCAAACTGGAAAAAAGAGGAAGCGTTTGGTGCAGAAGGAACCCGTTACCGCGGAAACCGACGAGGAGTCTGAGAAACAGAGAGAAGGCAGGAATCGCGTTACAGGGGATGATGGAGCCTATAAAGGCCATGCGAAAATCCCTGCTGCACCGCACAGAGCTCCAGCGGTCACCGCCCTGGAGAAGCAGAGGATGCAGAAGCTGAGGAAGATCATGCAGGAATGTAAGAGAAGCAAAGCGGAGAGCGGCGCTCCCTCCGTCACagccggggaggaaaaagaggaaGCCGAGGCTAGTCCCAGCAAGGAAGAGCTTCCCGCGGATCGCTCGGCCGCTCTGCGCGCTCGCATGGAGCAGCGTCTCTCCTCGGCTCGCTTCCGCTACATCAACCAGCAGCTGTACACGTCCGACAGCCAGGAAGCGCGCCGGCTGTTCCGGGGAGACGCCGAGGCCTTCTCCGTCTATCACAGCGGCTTCTCGCAGCAGGTGCAGCGCTGGCCGGTGAACCCCGTCACCGAGATCATCAAGTACATCAAGAACAG GCCCCCCTCACTCGTGGTGGCAGACTTTGGATGCGGCGACGCTCTGCTGGCTCGCAGCGTGCGGAATGAAGTTCATTCCTTCGATCTGGTGGCCATGAATGAACGCGTCACCGTGTGCGACATCTCCAAG GTCCCTCTTGCGGATGAGACTGTTGATGTtgctgtgttctgtttgtctctcATGGGAACcaattttgttgaatttttaCAAGAAGCAAATCGAGTCTTGAAAATGGG GGGAGTGCTGCTGGTGGCTGAAGTGAGCAGTCGCTTTGATGATGTCAGACACTTTCTCAGCGGGATGTCTCAGCTGGGGTTCAAGAACGTGGCAAAG AGCACGGAGAGCAGTCACTTCTTCATGTTTGAGTTTGTTAAGAATGGTTCCCCGCGGGGCGGCGCCGGACATCCAGGATTCTCGTTAAAACCTTGTCTGTACAAAAAGCGATGA
- the ILK gene encoding integrin-linked protein kinase — MDDIFTQCREGNAVAVRLWLDNTENDLNQGDDHGFSPLHWACREGRSNVVDMLIMRGARINVMNRGDDTPLHLAASHGHRDIVQKLIQYKADVNAVNEHGNSPLHYACFWGHDDVAEDLVNNSALVYICNKYGETPLDKSKNHLREILRDRAEKSGQNMNRVPYKDTFWKGTTRTRPRNGTLNKQAGIDYTQLTRIHKLNDNHSGELWKGRWQGNDIIIKCLRIRDWSTRKSRDFNEEYPKLRIFSHPNVLPVLGACQSPPAPQPVVITHWMPYGSLYNVLHEGTNLVVDQCQAVKFALDIARGMAFLHTLEPLIPRHYLNSRSVMIDEDMTARISMADVKFSFQCPGRMYCPAWVAPEALQKRPEDINRRSADMWSFAVLLWELVTREVPFADLSNMEIGMKVSLEGLRPTIPPGISPHICKLMKLCMNEDPAKRPKFDMIAPILEKMQEK; from the exons ATGGACGATATCTTCACGCAGTGCCGCGAGGGCAACGCGGTGGCCGTCCGCCTGTGGCTGGATAACACGGAGAACGACTTGAACCAAGG CGATGACCACGGGTTCAGTCCCTTGCACTGGGCGTGTCGGGAAGGCCGCAGTAACGTCGTCGACATGTTAATAATGCGAGGGGCCCGGATCAACGTAATGAACCGCGGAGATGACACCCCTCTCCACCTCGCTGCGAGCCACGGCCACAGAGACATCGTGCAGAAG CTGATTCAGTACAAGGCGGATGTGAACGCGGTGAACGAGCACGGGAACTCCCCTCTGCACTACGCCTGCTTCTGGGGGCACGACGACGTAGCCGAG GATCTGGTGAATAACTCTGCCCTGGTGTACATCTGTAATAAGTACGGCGAGACCCCGCTCGACAAAAGCAAAAACCACCTGCGGGAGATTCTGAGAG ATCGCGCGGAGAAGTCGGGTCAGAACATGAACAGAGTCCCCTATAAAGACACCTTCTGGAAGGGGACAACTCGCACTCGGCCAC GGAACGGTACGCTGAACAAACAGGCCGGCATCGACTACACTCAGTTAACGCGGATTCACAAGCTTAACGACAACCACTCCGGAGAG CTGTGGAAGGGGCGTTGGCAGGGGAATGACATCATCATCAAGTGTCTGAGAATACGGGATTGGAGCACAAGGAAGAGTCGCGATTTCAATGAGGAATACCCCAAACTCAG GATTTTCTCGCACCCCAATGTTCTCCCGGTGCTGGGCGCCTGCCAATCGCCTCCCGCTCCACAGCCCGTGGTGATTACTCATTGGATGCCTTACGGATCTCTATACAACGTCCTGCACGAGGGGACCA ATCTGGTGGTCGACCAGTGCCAGGCCGTGAAGTTTGCCCTGGACATTGCCCGTGGGATGGCGTTCCTTCACACGCTGGAGCCCCTCATCCCGCGCCATTATCTGAACAGCCGCAGCGTCATG ATCGATGAGGATATGACTGCCCGCATCAGCATGGCCGACGTGAAGTTTTCCTTCCAGTGCCCGGGCCGGATGTACTGCCCAGCGTGGGTGGCACCCGAAG CTCTCCAGAAACGGCCGGAGGACATTAACCGTCGCTCCGCCGATATGTGGAGCTTTGCTGTTTTGCTTTGGGAGCTGGTGACCCGCGAGGTTCCTTTCGCTGACCTCTCAAACATGGAGATCGGCATGAAG GTGTCCCTCGAAGGTCTCCGTCCCACCATCCCCCCCGGTATCTCGCCCCATATCTGCAAGCTGATGAAGCTCTGCATGAACGAGGACCCGGCCAAGAGACCCAAGTTTGACATGATTGCTCCTATCCTGGAGAAGATGCAGGAGAAGTAA